In one window of Zestosphaera sp. DNA:
- a CDS encoding glycoside hydrolase family 1 protein, giving the protein MVKIPQNFLLGFSESGFQFEMGFPEQVDPNTDWWVWVHDPNNIISGIVSGHLPEEGPGYLTLYKADH; this is encoded by the coding sequence ATGGTAAAGATCCCACAGAACTTCTTACTTGGTTTTAGTGAATCAGGCTTTCAATTTGAGATGGGGTTTCCTGAACAAGTAGACCCTAACACGGACTGGTGGGTGTGGGTCCACGACCCTAATAATATCATCTCAGGTATTGTGAGTGGTCACCTACCTGAAGAGGGTCCCGGCTATCTAACGCTGTATAAGGCAGACCACG